The following are encoded together in the Adhaeribacter arboris genome:
- a CDS encoding DUF481 domain-containing protein yields MRLFLPILLLFIFLLALSTSPVYAQIVNIEEGRTGADSTNSFSGKAGLNFSIYNQNAGKNRPNNYLQLTLNGDVTYQSRLHTYLWVNYLNYLLVNYNNKEQRNTVAQQGYSHVRVNWFWARQLSYELFTQIQTDKARGLQWRTLGGGYLRYRLMPDEDKKIHVFLGTGLMHEHEEWENPEQFDRLQVSNLLKSTSYVSAKMKVRENLEINAITYYQVGYSRLIDRFRNRISGDISIGVNITKVFALKTKFNCTYEDQPIVPVTKFVYTVVNGIEVHF; encoded by the coding sequence ATGCGATTATTTTTACCCATTTTACTACTATTTATCTTTTTGCTGGCGTTAAGTACTTCACCGGTTTACGCCCAAATTGTGAATATTGAAGAAGGACGAACCGGCGCAGATTCTACGAATAGTTTTTCCGGTAAAGCAGGTCTCAACTTTTCTATTTATAACCAAAATGCGGGTAAAAACCGACCGAATAATTACCTGCAGCTTACTTTGAACGGCGATGTAACCTACCAATCGCGGCTACATACTTATTTGTGGGTCAATTACCTGAATTACTTGCTGGTAAATTATAACAATAAAGAACAACGCAATACCGTAGCCCAGCAAGGCTATTCTCATGTCCGGGTAAACTGGTTTTGGGCGCGGCAATTGTCTTACGAGCTTTTCACGCAAATACAAACCGATAAAGCGCGAGGTTTGCAGTGGCGTACTTTAGGCGGGGGTTATTTGCGTTACCGGTTAATGCCCGACGAAGATAAAAAGATACATGTATTTCTGGGAACGGGACTGATGCACGAGCACGAAGAATGGGAAAACCCGGAACAGTTCGATCGCTTACAAGTTTCTAATTTACTCAAATCTACCAGTTACGTCAGCGCCAAAATGAAAGTGAGAGAAAACCTGGAGATAAACGCGATTACGTATTACCAGGTAGGATACAGCCGTTTAATTGACCGGTTCCGCAATCGAATAAGTGGCGACATAAGCATTGGGGTAAATATTACCAAGGTGTTTGCTCTAAAAACTAAATTTAATTGCACCTACGAAGATCAACCCATTGTGCCGGTTACCAAATTTGTTTACACCGTTGTCAACGGAATAGAAGTGCATTTTTAG